TGTAGTTGTGCATGAAGACGACGCCGTGAGCGAGGTAGTGTTCGTCCGCGTAGGACGTGGGGTCGGTCATCTCCGAGATCAGGATGGTCGTCGCGTCGACGCGTTTGAGTGATGTGAGAAACTGGACGAACGCCTCGTGGTTGTCGGGGTAGAAATACTGCAGGATCATCGTGGAGTCGATGACCAGGCGGTCGATTTCCCGGGAGTTGATGAATCCCACCAGCCGGTTGGTCATGTTCTTGACGCCGGTGGAGAAGTCGTTGCCGCCGGGACCTTTCAGCAGTCGCTTGGCGTTCGAGTCGAAGACGTTCCGAAACTGGAAGTTCCCCGACTGTGCCGCCTTCTCGAAGCCGAAGTCGTAAGATCCCATGTCGTGGGTCAGTTCGGCCTCCGTCTCGTGCATGCTCAGAAAGAGGCACTTATCGCCCACCCGCGCCCCCTCCGTAACGAAATGCGAGGAGAACGTCGTCTTCCCACTGCCCGGTGGCCCGCTGAGAATGTACAACCGATTCCGGAGGAGTCCCCCGTCGACGAGTTCGTCGAAACCGTCCACGCCGGTGGAAAGCCTCATTGGCCGGACATCGCCGCTCCGAATCAAATAGGTTGCGCCCGGGTTCTCATACGTGAAAATCGGCCTCGTCGGAGCCGTCGAGTCGCGCTATCGCGCCCCTCGGGCCGTGCTCCGCGTTGCGAATTTATTTCAGTCAGTCCACGTAACGGTATGTCGTAATGACCGAGCTCACACGCACCGGAATCGAGGGACTCGATTCGATCCTCGGTGGGGGCATTGTCGACAACGCGACCGTACTGATCAGTGGGAACCCCGGCACCGGAAAGAGCATCCTCGGGTTGCAGTACATCTACAACGGCGTACAGGAGTTCGACGAGAAGGGAATCTACCTCTCCTTCGAGGAGAACCGGGAGGACATCGCACAGGCGGCCGAATCCATCGGCTTCGACGACTGGCGCGAACTGGTCGAGGAGGACGAAATCCTCATCTACGACAAGCAGGAACTGCTCCGCCACAACGACTTCAACGACACGCTGGAACTGTTGCTGGACGAGTTCGAGGAGATGGAGTACGAACGACTCGTCCTCGACTCGCTGACGATGTTCGAACTGTTCTTCGCGGACGAACAGGAAAAACGGACGTACCTCCTCAAATTCTCGGATATTCTGAAGGCCAACGGGCTGACATCGCTGCTCATCGCGGAGCAGTCCGCCGTCTTTCCCGAACAGGACATCGGCCTCGAGAACTTCCTCACCGACGGGAACATCTACCTGATCCAGACGCCGACCGAGTCGGGCGTCAACCGGTACATCTGGGTCGCGAAGATGCGAAAACAGGACATCGAGACGGACATCTTCCCCATGGACATCACCGACGGAGGCATCACCGTCCACGAACGCGCCGCTGGATTCTCGATGATGGGCCAGCGTGACGGCCCGTTCCCCGGCGAGTGATCACTCCGAGGAGAGCGTTCGCCAGACCTCGTCGATCTGATTCTGGACCTGTCGGCGCTCTTCCACCTCGACGGAGACGTCCCCCTCGCTGAAGCACACGACGACTTCCTCGATGTTCCGACGGTAGACGTTGACTCGCCGGCGTTCGTCGGAGAGCACCCGGTCGTGGTGTTCGAGCAGGTCCGCGTCCTGTAGTTCCTCGATCCGGCGGTAACAGGTGGCGATCGGTACGTCGAGTTCGTCGCTGAGTTCCTGGGCCGACCGTGGTTCGTGAGCGAAACTCAGTATTTGCGGGTTGTACTCGTTGCCCAGAACCCGAAGCATCTCGATCCCGTCCATTCGTTATCAGTTCAGATACGGGGGAGCACAATAAAATGTACTGTCGGACGCGTGCAAGACGCGGGGGGTCGGCAGTAGAGTATCAGCACTGAGAATATCATGCGCAGGTTTATACATCGCTGTGGCGAGCTTGCGAACGAACCACGATGCTCGTCGTCGAATACCTTTATTTAGCCGCCACGGCCGTGCTGGTCGTTTCCGGGCTGACGATGGTCGGCATGGCGATCAGGGCGTACCTCCAGACCACTCGCCGCGCGATGATCCACGTCTCGCTCGGCTTCGGCCTCATCGCCGCCGCCGCCATCGCGACGGCGATCAGTGCGTTCGTCACGGACTTCGAGGGCGTCCGGTCGCTGCTGCTGGTCAACAACGGCCTCTCGTCGCTCGGGTTCATTCTCGTCGTCTACAGTCTCGTTATCTACGATTGATATTCGGCTACCCGGCGGATTTCGGGTGTAGATCCGGCTGAAGCCTTTATTTTCACAGATGATATTTGGGGACGTAGCTTTATTTGTGACTTCGAGAACGGTAGGACAGAGCCCACGGGCACGACCCGGGGACACACAACCAACGATGTTCGAAGAACGAACGGAGCGGGGGCAGGTCGGTATTGGGACGCTCATCGTGTTCATCGCGATGGTCCTGGTCGCGGCGATCGCGGCCGGCGTCCTCATCAATACCGCCGGCTTCCTCCAGACGCAGTCAGAACAGACCGGCCAACAGAGTAGCGCACAGGTCACCGACCGGCTCGAACCGGTCTCGAAGACCGGCAACGTGTCCGCTTACGACTCGTACAACGAGACCATCGTCGCGAACACGACTCCGTACTCCGATGGGAACAACACCAACGTCTCCTTGCGGGTCAACGAGGTATCGATGGTGGTCCAGAAGTCACCGGGGGCGAGCGACATCAACATGAGCGCGACCACGTTCGAACTGGTCGGACCGGGCGGCACCGACCGCTTCGCGTTCACCAACAAGACGGTTGTCAACCGGTCCGGGGCGGCCGGGCCGGACGACCGGACGCGAGCGCTTCAGGACGACGACTCGTCGCTCAACGCCTCCGAGGGTAACAGCGGCCTCATCCTGAACAGCCGGACCGACCGACTGGTCGTCACCCTCAACATGACCAAGTTGGCGACCAACGGTGCCTTCGCCAACGAACCGCTCGAACCCGGTGACACCATGACTCTCCGGGTCAACACCGAGAGCGGCGCGACGAGTATCATCCGCATCCAGGTGCCCCAGTCGCTGTCCGGTGAGGAATCCGTCGAACTGTAATCTGCGGCGCCTTTCTTCGTTTTTCGCGACTGTCCAGCGACGCCAACGCCGTCTCCCGATTTCATCAGTGATATTCGGGGGTGTAGGTTTAACACTCACTTCTGACTACGTTGGCGTAGCTCCCGACGGACGCGGCCTCGGGGATCCACAAACATATGTTCGAAGAACGAACGGAGAGGGGACAGGTCGGTATTGGGACGCTCATCGTGTTCATCGCGATGGTCCTGGTCGCGGCGATCGCGGCCGGCGTCCTGATCAACACCGCCGGCTTCCTCCAGACGCAGTCAGAACAGACGGGTCAACAGAGTAGCGCACAGGTCACGGATCGGCTCGAACCGGTCTCGAAAACCGGGAACGTGTCCGCCTACGACTACAATAATAACTCGATACGGGGCAGCGTCGCGGTCAACAATGACACTTCTCTTGCCGTCGACAACGTGTCGATGGTGGTCCAGAAGTCGCCGGGGGCGAGCGACATCAACATGAGCGCGACGACGTTCGAACTCATCGGGCCGGACGGCACCGATCGCTTCGCGTTCACTAACGGCACGGCGATCAACAAGACCCGTGGCGACGTGCGGTCCCTTCAGGACGACGACAATTCGCTCAACACGACCCGCGACGCGGGCCTGATACTGAACAGCCGGACCGACCGGTTGGTCGTCACGATCAACATGACTGCCCTCGACCAGAACGGAGCATACGACAATGATCCACTGGAACCCGGTGAGACGCTCACGCTCCGGGTCAACACCGAGAGCGGCGCGACAAGCATCATCCGCATCCAGGTGCCCCAGTCGCTCAACGGCGAGAAGTCGGTCGAACTGTAGTTCGCGGCGGCGCTCCTCCGTTTTTTTTTAGTCGACGGCAGTCCGACAGCCGTCTTCGAATTTCACTGATGATATTCGGGGATATAGGTTTAACATTCCTCCGAATGACTGGGACACAGAGCCCGAGACACCGGATTCTCGGGGGACACACACAAAATGTTCGAAGAACGAACGGAGAGGGGGCAGGTCGGTATTGGGACGCTCATCGTGTTCATCGCGATGGTCCTGGTCGCGGCGATCGCGGCCGGCGTCCTGATCAACACCGCCGGCTTCCTCCAGACGCAGTCAGAACAGACCGGCCAACAGAGTAGCGCACAGGTCACCGACCGGCTCGAACCCGTCTCGAAAACCGGGAACGTGTCCGCGTACAACCGTACGTACACCCTTGACAACGGCTCGGTCGTCAGTCCCGGTACCGAGAACGCCACGTTCGTGGGCGTCGAAACCGGCGACGACAGGAATCTCTCGGCGGCGAACCAGTCGCTAGCGGTTCACGAGGTGTCACTGGTGGTCCAGAAGTCACCGGGGGCGAGCGACATCAACATGAGCGCGACCACGTTCGAACTCGTCGGACCGGACGGCACCGACCGCTTCGCGTTCACCAACGAGGACGTGATCAACCGATCCGACGCGTCCGGGCCGGACGACCGGACCCGTGCGCTTCAGGACGACGACAACTCGCTCAACGAGAGTCGAGGTAGCGGCCTCATCCTGAACAGCCGGACCGACCGGCTGGTCGTCACGCTCGATTTCAACGAGACGGCCAAAGACGATACGTTCGTCAACGGGCCACTCGACTCCGGCGAGACGGTTACGCTCCGGATCAACACCGAGAGTGGTGCGACGAGTATCATTCGCATCCAGGTGCCTCAGTCGCTGTCCGGTGAGGAATCCGTCGAGCTGTAATCTCGCGGCCAGCGCACCGCTGCACCACGGAATCTTTATGTTTTCACTCCCGAAAGTGGTAACACTGCTCAGGGTATGCCATCCGACTCAGACGACTCCGTCTCGGAGCGCGGCAAGGTTCTCACCGAGGAGGAGTTAGACCTCACCAGACACGACAACGTCTCCGAACTCGACGACGGTCGATACGTCGTCTCGACCGGCAGCGGTCCGACCAGCGACGAGGCGACGGAGGCTCGCGAGAACGTCCGCGACGCCCTCGACGACGACCCCGGCGACAGCGCCGCCGACGACGAGCCGGAGATCACCGAAATGGACGTCAACGCGTGGCTCGAAGACTACTTCCGCGAAGCCGACGCCCAGTACGGGTTCCACGCCACGGCCAAGTTCGACGACGGGGTCAGCCGCCACCAGGTCGTCTCGAACGACGTGGTCACCAGCTTCGAGTCGCTGTTGATCTGGTACGCCCAGCACGTCGGCGGCGGGACGCCCGTCGAGGACGTTCTCGGCATTCTGCTCGCGGAGTCGAGCGTGTCGGTCCGCTACCCGGTCCGGACGCTCACGGGGCTGCTCAAGCGCTACGACCTCGACCGCGACGACTCCATCGGCGACCTGCTCGAAGCTGTCGCCGACGAGGAGGCCGTTGCACTGTCGCCGGACTGATCGGAACGGCCGTCTCCGCTCGCCCCGCCAATCCGCCGCCCGCACCCGTATCAGTACTGAGAATCGCGCCCGAGTCTTTATTTGCCGAGTCGTGAACGTTCGGAACAGATGCCACCGCAAGTGCTACTCGTCGACGACTCGGATTTCATGCGCAACCTTCTGCGCGAAATCCTCGAAGAGAACTTCGAGATCGTCGATGAAGCCGAAAACGGCGTCGAGGCCGTCGAACTTTATCGGGAGCACGATCCCGATCTGGTGATGATGGACATCGTGATGCCGATCCGCGACGGGATCGAGGCAACGAGCGAAATCACGGGGAGCGACCCCGACGCGAACGTCATCATGTGCACCAGCGTGGGTCAGGAAGAGAAGATGAAAAACGCCGTGAAGGCCGGTGCGGACGGCTACATCACGAAACCGTTCCAGAAGCCGAACGTGCTGGAAGCAATCGACGACGTCGTGGCCTGACGATGCGTGTCGATATTCAGTCGCTCGGCACCTACAACCGCCTCGCACAGGAGGGGGCGGAACACGCCGCAGCGTCGCTGACGGGGATGACGGGCATCGAGACGTACGTCGACGTGACCAACGTCACGCTCATGTCGAAACGTGACGTGGAGGACGTCTTCGGCGGGACGGAGTTCGTCGGCGTCCAGATCGGTCTCGGTGGCGGGCTCTCCGGCGAGACGGCGCTCGCGTTCGACCGCGACAGCGCCGCGAGCATCGTCGACGTCCTCGTCCCGGGGGCGAGCGCCGGCGACGACGACGAGTTCGACGACATGGCACGGAGCGGGATCAACGAGATCGGCAACATCATGATGGGTGGCTTCGTCGACGGCTGGGCCGACTACCTGTCGACGAGCGTCGACATGACGCCGCCGACCTACGTCGAACGCGACGGCACCGACGTCCTTCCCGAGGGTGCGCTCGACCGCGCCGAGGAGGAACACGTCTTCGTCTTCGAGAGTCAGATGACGGCCGTCGACGAGGAGATCGACGCCTACATCTACATGTTGCCGGAGTACGGCGCCTTCGCGGAGATGCTCGAGGCGAGCGACGACCACGACGACGCCATCCCGATGGACAAGCTGACGGTCTTCGACGAGATGACGCGGCAGGGCGCCGAACGCGCCGCCGAGAACGTCTCGTCGATGACGGGCATCGAGACCGACGTCGACGTGAGTCGACTCAGCTTCGTCCCTATCGAGGACGTCCCGAACACGGCACGGGACGAGGTGTACGTCGGCACGGTCATGGAGTTCAAGGGGACCCCCGGCGGCTACCTCGCGATCCTCTTCGACGAGCCGTCTGCGCGGACCATCGTCGACGCCACGGTGCCCATGGAACTGGACGAACCACTCGGCGACATGGGCGAGAGCGCGATTCAGGAGATGGGAAACATCATGACCAGCGGGTTCATCGACGGGTGGGCGAACGTCCTGCAGACGAGCATCGACCACACGCCGCCCGAACTGGTTCACGACCTGGGGACGGCGATCCTCAGCCCCATCGCGGGTCGGCTCGGCCAGTCACAGGAGTACGCGTTCCTCATGGACTCGACGGTCGTCACGCCGGAAGGCGAGTTCAACTGCGAGATATACGCCATCCCCGACGAACAGAAGCTCAAGGAGGCCCTCGACGCCCTTTTGGTCGAACGGAGCGACCAGCTCGAAGCCAACCGAGAGTCGCTCTTCTAACATGAAGACCTACGGCGGGACGTCGGCGTCGGGCCGGACCCGCAAGCGGGTCGGCATCGCTGATTTCGCGGTCACCGCGGACGGGGCCGTCCTGGCCACCAGCGGACTCGGCTCCTGTCTCGGGATCGGTCTCCGCGACGGACGGGCGGGTGTCGCTGGCCTCATCCACGTCATGCTGCCGACGGCGCCCGAGGACCCGCCGAACGTCGCCAAATACGCCGACACGGGCATCGACGCCGTGTTGGACGCGATGTGTGCCGAAGGGGCGTCGCCGGACCGCGTCCGGGCGAAACTCGTCGGCGGGAGCGCCATGTTCGAGTTCGACAGTCAGGACGAACCCATCGGTGAGCGAAACGTCGCGGTCACCCGGGCGACGCTCGACCGACTCGGCATCCCCGTCGACGCCGAGGACGTGGGCGGCAACTCGGGGCGGTCGATTCGGTTTCACGGCGACACCGGAGATCTCCGTATCAAATCCGCCGGAACCGAACGTCGGATCTGAAACCAATCGCCGACAGCGGTCGGAGCGAATCACGCGTCAGCGCCCCGATACGCGAGCGACGACGGTTGACAGACATCCGTCATACACGTATCAGAATTGATAATTGAAGGACAACGATTAAAGTACGGCACGCACATAGGGAACACGATAGAATGGGTTCGACGGGTTGTCGGGTGACGGGAGGGACCGCATGGAACTCCTAGAGCGGTTCCTCGGCGGTGACGACGACGACGGCAGCGACGCCGAGGGCGACGACGACATGTTCTTCGAGGAGGACGACGACCTCGACGACTTCGGCGGCGACGACTTCGGCGGCGACGACGGACTCGGATTCGACGACGGCGACGACGGCGGCGGCGCCGCGACCGCCGAACTCGAAGGCCGGATCGACGAACTCGAAAACGAGGTCGCCAGCCTCTCCTCGACGGTGAGCACCATCCGCAGCGAGAACGAGGAGATCAGCAACACCGTCGAGGACGTGGAGGAGAACGTCCGCAAACTGCTCGACATCTACGAGATGGTCACCCGCGGCGTCAACCCCTTCGTCGACGACGTGCAGGCCGGCGGCGGTGGGTTCGACGGCGGCGGCGGGTCGCTGGGTCTGTTCGACGACGAGGACGAGGAAGACGAAGCGGATCTGGACGACGACATCGCCGGCGCCGACGCCGAGGACTTCTTCGACGACGACTTCCTCGACGAGGAAGAGGACGACGATTTCGGCGACTTCGACGACGCGAACACCGATACCATGTCCGACGATTCCGACGACGGAGACGATTCCGGGAAATCGTTCGAGGAACTGAAAGACGAGTACGAAAGCGGCGACGCCGACTGGGCCGACGACGGGGACGCGACCAACGGCGACGCCGCCGATATCGAGGACGGCGACGACTTCGGTGACCTCGACGGCGACGACCTGGGAGGCATCGACGACGGCGACGACGACTTCGGTGGTCTCGGCGACGACGACTTCGAGGACGACGGCGATTTCGGGGACGTCGACGACGACTTCGAGGACGACGACGGCGATTTCGGGGACGACGACGGCGACTTCGGGGACGTCGACGACACCGCCGACGTCGAGGCCGACCCCGCGCCCGCCGAGATGGCGGCCGACGGGGCGACGGCAGCGGACGAGTCGGCGGCGAGGGCGGACGAACCGACCGACGCGGGCGACATGCAGTTCGCCGCCAACACGATGATGCAGGGATCGGGCACGTCGAAACCCTACCTGGAGACCGTTCCGTCGGGCTACGTCGGCGACCTCCTCGTGATGGAGTGGCTCGAATACCTCGTCGAGGAGGGCGACGTGGAGGATGCGGCCCGGGCGGTGGAGTACTACCGACGCATCCAGTGGGTCGGCGAGGATGCCGCGGACGAACTCCGCGATTTCCTCGTCGGCTTCGGCGAACTCGACGCGGACCGGGAGGTGACCGGCGCCCCGTCGACGCTCGCCATCGACCACCACGTCGCCAGCCTGCGCTACATCAGCCGACTGACTGGGTCGACCGCCGACTCGGTCGTCTTCGACTGCTGGAGCGGTGGCGGAGGTGTCCCCTTTGGGCTTTAGCGTCAGCGGGTCGGCCGCGATCATCTTCGTCGGTATCTTCCTCGCCTTCTCGACGGCGTACACCGCCTCGGCCAACGGGTTCGAGCGGGTGAACGACGCCCGATCCGCGGTGGACGAGGAGGCCCTCGAACGGCAGAACACCGCCCTCACGGTGACGAACGCCACGTACGACGCCGGCACCGACACCCTGACGGTCGAGGCAGTCAACGAGGGATCGACGACCCTCGACGTCGCGGCCGTCGACCTCATCGTGGACAACGCGTACCGAGACGACTTCACCGCGCGGACCGTCGGCGGCGACAACTCGACGGCGCTGTGGCTCCCCGGCGAGCGCCTCCACCTCGAAGTGAACGCCACGACCCGCCCGAACCGCGTGAAACTCGTCTCCGGTCCCGGCGTGGCCGACGTGGAGGTGATCTGAGTGGCCAGCGTCTCCGCCTCTCACCTGATCCTCTTCATCGCGAGCCTCGTCATCGCCGCGGGCGTCGCCGGCACGTTCACGCAGGGCATCTCGCGGCTGAGCGATGGTATCGACGACCAGAGCCTCGAAGTCTCGGAGGAGGTGCGCACCGACATCGAGGTCATCAGCGACGCGGGCAGTCCGGTCTACAACAATTCGACGAACACCGTGACGCTCCTCGTGAAGAACACGGGGACCGCCAACATCCCGGCCGACTCACGGTTCATCGAGATACTGGTCGACGGCCGGTACCGGACGAACGTCACGATCACCGTCGTCGACGGCGAGACGTGGCAGCCAAACAACGTGATCCGCCTCGAAATCAACGGGACGGACCTCTCGCCCGGCGACCACCGGGTGAAACTGATCGTCAACGGCGACGAGGAGGTGTTCAGGTTCCGCACATGAGTGGGACTGGTTCCAACCTGCTGTCGCTCGGATTGGAGGATCACGACCGCCTGAACAAGGAACTCGGCGGCGGCGTCCCCCGCGGGAGCATCGTCCTCGCCGAGGGCGACTACGGCGCCGGCAAGAGTGCCCTGTCCCAGCGGTTCACCTACGGCTTCTGCGAGGAAGGCCACACCGTGACCTACCTCTCGACGGAGTTGACCACCCGCGGGTTCATCGACCAGATGCACTCGCTGTCGTACGACATGGTCGACCATCTACTCGACGAGAACGTCCTCTTTCTCCACGCCGACTTCGACACCGGCGGCCGCCTCTCCGACGAGGGGGAGGGCGAGCGCAAGGAACTCCTCAAGCGTCTGATGAACGCGGAGATGATGTGGAACTCGGAGGTCGTCGTCGTCGACACCTTCGACGCCATCCTCCGTAACGACCCGAAGTTCGAGGCGCTGGTCCGGCAGAACGAGGAGCGCCAGGCCGCCCTCGAGATCATCGGCTTCTTCCGCGACGTCATCTCGCAGGGGAAGGTGATCGTCCTGACGGTCGACCCCTCCACCGTCGACGAGGAGGCCATCGGCCCCTTCCGCTCCATCGCCGACGTGTTCCTCGAACTCGAGATGGTGGAAGTGGGCAACGACGTGCGCCGGCAGATTTCGGTCAAGCGGTTCGCGGGCATGGGACAGCAGGTCGGAGACACCA
This window of the Haloplanus rubicundus genome carries:
- a CDS encoding RAD55 family ATPase; the encoded protein is MRLSTGVDGFDELVDGGLLRNRLYILSGPPGSGKTTFSSHFVTEGARVGDKCLFLSMHETEAELTHDMGSYDFGFEKAAQSGNFQFRNVFDSNAKRLLKGPGGNDFSTGVKNMTNRLVGFINSREIDRLVIDSTMILQYFYPDNHEAFVQFLTSLKRVDATTILISEMTDPTSYADEHYLAHGVVFMHNYMEGDGMRRGVQIIKMRGTDIDSDIYPVEFDDDGLHVRPKREVEA
- a CDS encoding RAD55 family ATPase; protein product: MTELTRTGIEGLDSILGGGIVDNATVLISGNPGTGKSILGLQYIYNGVQEFDEKGIYLSFEENREDIAQAAESIGFDDWRELVEEDEILIYDKQELLRHNDFNDTLELLLDEFEEMEYERLVLDSLTMFELFFADEQEKRTYLLKFSDILKANGLTSLLIAEQSAVFPEQDIGLENFLTDGNIYLIQTPTESGVNRYIWVAKMRKQDIETDIFPMDITDGGITVHERAAGFSMMGQRDGPFPGE
- a CDS encoding winged helix-turn-helix domain-containing protein, whose amino-acid sequence is MDGIEMLRVLGNEYNPQILSFAHEPRSAQELSDELDVPIATCYRRIEELQDADLLEHHDRVLSDERRRVNVYRRNIEEVVVCFSEGDVSVEVEERRQVQNQIDEVWRTLSSE
- a CDS encoding DUF7521 family protein — protein: MLVVEYLYLAATAVLVVSGLTMVGMAIRAYLQTTRRAMIHVSLGFGLIAAAAIATAISAFVTDFEGVRSLLLVNNGLSSLGFILVVYSLVIYD
- a CDS encoding archaellin/type IV pilin N-terminal domain-containing protein, with the translated sequence MFEERTERGQVGIGTLIVFIAMVLVAAIAAGVLINTAGFLQTQSEQTGQQSSAQVTDRLEPVSKTGNVSAYDSYNETIVANTTPYSDGNNTNVSLRVNEVSMVVQKSPGASDINMSATTFELVGPGGTDRFAFTNKTVVNRSGAAGPDDRTRALQDDDSSLNASEGNSGLILNSRTDRLVVTLNMTKLATNGAFANEPLEPGDTMTLRVNTESGATSIIRIQVPQSLSGEESVEL
- a CDS encoding archaellin/type IV pilin N-terminal domain-containing protein, with protein sequence MFEERTERGQVGIGTLIVFIAMVLVAAIAAGVLINTAGFLQTQSEQTGQQSSAQVTDRLEPVSKTGNVSAYDYNNNSIRGSVAVNNDTSLAVDNVSMVVQKSPGASDINMSATTFELIGPDGTDRFAFTNGTAINKTRGDVRSLQDDDNSLNTTRDAGLILNSRTDRLVVTINMTALDQNGAYDNDPLEPGETLTLRVNTESGATSIIRIQVPQSLNGEKSVEL
- a CDS encoding archaellin/type IV pilin N-terminal domain-containing protein: MFEERTERGQVGIGTLIVFIAMVLVAAIAAGVLINTAGFLQTQSEQTGQQSSAQVTDRLEPVSKTGNVSAYNRTYTLDNGSVVSPGTENATFVGVETGDDRNLSAANQSLAVHEVSLVVQKSPGASDINMSATTFELVGPDGTDRFAFTNEDVINRSDASGPDDRTRALQDDDNSLNESRGSGLILNSRTDRLVVTLDFNETAKDDTFVNGPLDSGETVTLRINTESGATSIIRIQVPQSLSGEESVEL
- a CDS encoding DUF7500 family protein, encoding MPSDSDDSVSERGKVLTEEELDLTRHDNVSELDDGRYVVSTGSGPTSDEATEARENVRDALDDDPGDSAADDEPEITEMDVNAWLEDYFREADAQYGFHATAKFDDGVSRHQVVSNDVVTSFESLLIWYAQHVGGGTPVEDVLGILLAESSVSVRYPVRTLTGLLKRYDLDRDDSIGDLLEAVADEEAVALSPD
- the cheY gene encoding chemotaxis protein CheY produces the protein MPPQVLLVDDSDFMRNLLREILEENFEIVDEAENGVEAVELYREHDPDLVMMDIVMPIRDGIEATSEITGSDPDANVIMCTSVGQEEKMKNAVKAGADGYITKPFQKPNVLEAIDDVVA
- a CDS encoding chemotaxis protein CheC, giving the protein MRVDIQSLGTYNRLAQEGAEHAAASLTGMTGIETYVDVTNVTLMSKRDVEDVFGGTEFVGVQIGLGGGLSGETALAFDRDSAASIVDVLVPGASAGDDDEFDDMARSGINEIGNIMMGGFVDGWADYLSTSVDMTPPTYVERDGTDVLPEGALDRAEEEHVFVFESQMTAVDEEIDAYIYMLPEYGAFAEMLEASDDHDDAIPMDKLTVFDEMTRQGAERAAENVSSMTGIETDVDVSRLSFVPIEDVPNTARDEVYVGTVMEFKGTPGGYLAILFDEPSARTIVDATVPMELDEPLGDMGESAIQEMGNIMTSGFIDGWANVLQTSIDHTPPELVHDLGTAILSPIAGRLGQSQEYAFLMDSTVVTPEGEFNCEIYAIPDEQKLKEALDALLVERSDQLEANRESLF
- a CDS encoding chemotaxis protein CheD produces the protein MKTYGGTSASGRTRKRVGIADFAVTADGAVLATSGLGSCLGIGLRDGRAGVAGLIHVMLPTAPEDPPNVAKYADTGIDAVLDAMCAEGASPDRVRAKLVGGSAMFEFDSQDEPIGERNVAVTRATLDRLGIPVDAEDVGGNSGRSIRFHGDTGDLRIKSAGTERRI
- a CDS encoding fla cluster protein FlaF, with the protein product MSPLGFSVSGSAAIIFVGIFLAFSTAYTASANGFERVNDARSAVDEEALERQNTALTVTNATYDAGTDTLTVEAVNEGSTTLDVAAVDLIVDNAYRDDFTARTVGGDNSTALWLPGERLHLEVNATTRPNRVKLVSGPGVADVEVI
- a CDS encoding CARDB domain-containing protein, with amino-acid sequence MASVSASHLILFIASLVIAAGVAGTFTQGISRLSDGIDDQSLEVSEEVRTDIEVISDAGSPVYNNSTNTVTLLVKNTGTANIPADSRFIEILVDGRYRTNVTITVVDGETWQPNNVIRLEINGTDLSPGDHRVKLIVNGDEEVFRFRT
- a CDS encoding ATPase domain-containing protein, coding for MSGTGSNLLSLGLEDHDRLNKELGGGVPRGSIVLAEGDYGAGKSALSQRFTYGFCEEGHTVTYLSTELTTRGFIDQMHSLSYDMVDHLLDENVLFLHADFDTGGRLSDEGEGERKELLKRLMNAEMMWNSEVVVVDTFDAILRNDPKFEALVRQNEERQAALEIIGFFRDVISQGKVIVLTVDPSTVDEEAIGPFRSIADVFLELEMVEVGNDVRRQISVKRFAGMGQQVGDTIGYSVRSGTGIVIESRSVA